The proteins below come from a single Alligator mississippiensis isolate rAllMis1 chromosome 2, rAllMis1, whole genome shotgun sequence genomic window:
- the LOC102561439 gene encoding transposon TX1 uncharacterized 149 kDa protein isoform X1, translating into MGAGGVTMARLDRLYVTRHHLPLLRSSCIAPSSLSDHDLAFSELSLPGRACAWAPYWCFNVSLLQDSYFRDCFAYFWRRWEAARLSHSSWKLWWDVGKVQIRAFCQQYTQLAASETRRRIRELEEDVAELEAALLAAGSDTALSESLRFRRKCLRDLAESAARGARIRARCQELAETDAPTRFFFNLERRRAASKVLDPLKTPEGLVITEPGEIREHAVAFYRGLFAAEPSCPEATRELHEGLPRLDALEAGELERDLSLEELAAATAGLASGKAPGLDGLPAEFYKTFWPLLGPSLLRVFQESLADKVLPISCRRAVLTLLPKKGDLGYMKNWRPVSLLCADYKILAKALATRLRAVMASLTGPEQSYCVPGRTIQDNLFLLWDLLMASELFGLDIGLISLDQEKAFDRVGHAYLFQTLEAFGFGPLFTGALRVLYRDISSLLKVNGVLCAPFPARRGIRQGCPLSGMLYSLAIEPLLHTLRRRLSGVALPVATGPSARPRLRLSAYADDVTVFLNTQEDVRALADCQRAYERASSARINWAKSDTLLLGAWTGTPPPDLPGGLTWRREGLKFLGVFLGPPTFMARNWDDLEEGVEARLQRWRWHLPSLSYRGRVLVINNLAAATFWHRCAVLDPPPDLLERLQRNLVDFFWDGRHWLPRGVLHLPVAEGGQGLVDLASRVAAFRLQALQRLLYSEEQLPWQQLACRFLQRVGALGFDRELFLLTPTLLNWAVLLAFYRSVVRAWQAAFRLQPRARTLCFPQLLREPLVHNSALWGSVPSLASASLTATLIQARVLRLHHLLDPAWSAWLSPEALAAWLGVRSIRTMGHLLRDIRTALPPVAAAALDEHLRARQIPRAADAASKAFPSLPVTPAVAAELAGGPGTLLRLPMPPDSDTGCPFASLSRRSLYAWVVCVRHAQVLAGRPDTPWRRRLGPPASPPAHPAWRTLYKPPTAKKTGDLQWRLLHGILATGTFASHFDPAASTACPFCPGGVEEDLFHAFLDCPRLRPLFATLELPLRALGRSLSETTYICSYPYRAAEQGAICLANFLLGQAKMAVLKSRRNRLAGTGSDDAPRLFGLLVRARLSLEFEHAVLRRGVPAFEAL; encoded by the coding sequence atgggtgccggtggtgtcaccatggctcgcctcgaccgcctttatgtcaccaggcaccacctgccactcctgcgcagcagctgcatcgctccctcgagtctgtcagatcatgacctagccttcagtgaactgagcctgccggggagagcctgtgcatgggcaccttattggtgtttcaacgtcagcctgcttcaggactcctatttccgggactgctttgcctacttctggaggaggtgggaggctgcgagattgagccactcctcctggaagctgtggtgggacgtgggcaaggtacagatccgagccttttgccagcagtacacccagctggccgcgagcgagacgcgccgacgtatccgggagttggaggaggacgtggcggagctcgaggctgctctgctggccgctggcagcgacacggcactgagcgagagcctccggttccgcaggaaatgtctgcgcgacttggcggagagcgcggcccgcggcgcgaggatccgcgcccgttgccaggagctggcggaaactgacgccccgacccgcttctttttcaacctggagcggcggagggcagcgagcaaagtcttggaccctctcaagactcctgagggcctggtcattacagagcccggtgaaatacgcgaacatgctgTCGCTTTCTATCGTggcctgtttgcggccgagccgtcgtgccccgaggccacgcgggaactccacgagggcctaccgcgtctcgatgccctggaggccggagagcttgagcgggacttgtccctggaagagctggcggccgccacggccggcctcgcctccggcaaagccccgggcctcgatgggttgcctgctgagttttacaagaccttctggcctctcctcggccccagcctcctgcgcgttttccaggagagcctcgccgacaaggtcttgccgatcagctgccgccgagcggtgctgaccctgctgcccaagaagggagacctgggctacatgaagaactggcggccggtctccctgctgtgcgcggactataagatcctggccaaagcattggccacccgcctccgcgcggtcatggcctctctcaccgggcccgagcagagctactgcgtgccgggcaggaccattcaagacaacctgttcctgctgtgggacctactcatggctagcgagctctttggccttgacatcggcctcatctctctagaccaggagaaggcctttgaccgggtgggccacgcctatctcttccagactctggaggcctttggttttgggcccctcttcaccggggccctccgggtcttgtaccgagacatttccagcctgctcaaggtgaacggtgtgctttgtgctccgttccctgcacgcaggggcattcgtcaggggtgtccgctgtcgggcatgctctactcgctggccatcgagccgctgctgcacacgctgcgacgccgcctgagtggtgtggccctgccagtggccaccggcccgtccgctaggcctcgtctccggctgtcggcatatgcggatgatgtcaccgtcttcctcaacactcaggaagacgtgcgggccctggcggattgccagcgtgcctatgagcgcgcctcctccgcccgcatcaactgggccaagagcgatactttgctgcttggcgcatggactggcacgccccccccggacttgccgggggggctcacatggcgccgcgagggcctcaagttcttgggcgtgttcctggggccaccgaccttcatggcgcgcaactgggacgacctcgaggagggggtggaggcccgcctgcagcggtggcgctggcacctgcccagcctttcctaccgggggcgcgtccttgtcatcaacaacctggcggcagcgaccttttggcaccggtgcgccgtgctcgaccccccaccggatctcctggagagactccagcgcaacctggtggacttcttctgggatgggcgccactggctcccacgaggcgtccttcacctgcctgttgccgaggggggccagggtctggttgacctggccagcagggtggcggccttccgcctgcaggcccttcagcgactgctttacagcgaggagcagctgccatggcaacaactggcgtgccggttcctacagagggtcggcgcccttggctttgaccgggagctctttttgttgacacccacgctcctgaactgggcggtgcttctggccttttatcgcagcgtggtacgagcctggcaggccgccttccgcctccagcctcgagcccggacactgtgtttcccgcagctgctgagggagcctctggtgcacaactcagccctgtggggctccgtgccaagcctggcctctgccagcctcacggccaccctcatccaggcacgtgtcctccgcctgcaccatctcctggaccccgcttggtcagcctggctctcgcctgAGGCGCTGGCCGCatggctgggcgtgcgctccatccgcaccatgggtcatctcctgcgtgacatccgcacCGCCCTGCCGCcagtggcggcggccgccttggacgaacatctccgtgcgcgtcagatcccgcgggccgcggatgccgcgagcaaggctttcccttcgctgccggtcaccccggctgtggccgcggagttggccggtgggccgggcactctgttgcggctccccatgcctcccgatagtgacacgggttgtccctttgcttctctatcgcgtagaagcttgtatgcctgggtggtctgtgtccgccatgctcaggtgctggcgggccgccccgatacaccgtggcgacggcgcctggggccaccggcttctccaccggcccacccggcgtggcgcacattgtataagccgccgaccgccaagaagactggtgacctgcagtggcggttgctgcacggcatcctagccactggcacatttgcgtcccactttgacccagccgcttcgacggcctgccccttctgccctgggggcgtggaggaggatctctttcacgccttcctggactgtccccgcctgcggccgctctttgccaccctcgagctgccgctgcgggcgctgggcaggagcctctcagagaccacctacatatgctcctacccgtaccgggcggccgagcagggcgccatctgcctggccaactttttgctgggccaggccaagatggccgtcctcaagagccgccgtaaccggcttgccggcaccggctcagacgatgccccgcggctctttggcctcctagtgcgggcgcgcctctcgctggagtttgagcacgctgtgctccggcggggggtgcccgccttcgaggcactctga